A stretch of DNA from Methylobacterium sp. CB376:
GGCTCATCGCCGGCGGAGAGCGTATCGACGGGGTCGGGCTCATGTACAAGCCTACTATCCTCGCGGACATTCCGGATCACGCTAAGGCGATGTCGCACGAACCATTCGGCCCGCTGGCCCTCGTGCAGCCGGTCGAAGACATCGGCCACGCGCTCGCGCGGGCGAATTCGCTGCCCTACGGCCTAGCCGGATACGCTTTCACGAGTTCCTCAGCGACGGCGAACCGCATCTCCGAAGAACTAGCTGTCGGTGTCATCGGGATCAACCAGATGGTTGTTACAATCCCTGAGACGCCCTTCGGCGGCGTCGGAGATAGTGGCTGGGGGCGTGAGGGCGGGATTGAGGGTCTTGAGGCCTATATGAGTAAGAAATACGTAGGCCACCTTCACGTCTGAGCGCGACGTGGTTCTTTCTACGTCGGGAGAACCTTCCGTCGACCCACAGAGCTAGCGCGAGTCCGATCTACCGAAGAGCCGTAGAGCTTTTCGCTTAGCATAGACTCGCCCTAATCTCGGGAGGTTCGAATGGTACAAGCGAGGTCTATTGCCGTTGTGGGAGGAGGGCTCATCGGCATCAGCTGCGCCCTCTCCCTCTCCAGGGAAGGCCATCGCGTGACTGTGTTCGAGGAAGGCAAGGTCGGTCATGGTTGCTCCTGGGGCAACGGTGCCCAGTACAATGCCGGGACCTCGCTGCCGATGTCCTATCCGGGGGTGATGTGGCGTGCGCTGAGATGGCTTGCTGACAGGAATGGACCCGTACATCTCGCTGCTCGAGAGCTTCCTCGGAATATCGGATGGCTCCTGCGTTTCATTGAGACGGGTTCTCCGAAGAGATGGGAGAAAACATACACTGCTCTCAACGCGCTTAATGCGCCGTGCTCCGATCTATACAAAGACCTGCTGGGCGATGACGAATGGACTAAAATCTTCCGACCTAGCGGTGCTCTTCATGTCTATCGAGAGTCCACGCGCGGCCGACTCGACGATCAAATCGAGCGGTTGCGGATGAGCCACGGGGCCACCTTTGAGAAAATTTCCGCTGAAGACATCCGGCAACTAGAACCGAACCTGTCCAAGGACTATCAGCGCGGCGTCTACTTTCCGGGCAGCGGTTACGTTGATTCTCCTGTGGCGCTAGTGGAGCGCTTAAATGCACGCGCTACATCATTCGACACGAAGGTGCAGCACGCGCGCGTCTTGTCCATTGAGCCGGGATCGGAGGCTGTGACGCTCCATACAACGTTGGGTTCTCATCGCTGCGACTTGATCGTCATTGCCGCCGGCATCGCCAGTCGTGATTTGGCGAGAAGCCTCGGCGTATACTTGTCCATGGCGAGTGAGCGAGGCTACCATGTGGCGCTGTCGGATGTCGCTGGCGCGATCAGCCGCCCCGTCACCGACACGGCTTCAGCCTTTGTCGCGACTCCGCTCTCAGAAGAGTTGAGAGTGGTCGGCATAGCGGAATTCGACAAGGCCGACGCGCCTATCAGGAGTAGTCAGACGGACAAGCTTCTCGTGGCAGCCCGCCGTATGATACCGGACCTTCAAGTCAGTACGGTGCGACATTGGATGGGCATCCGTCCATCCACTCCGGACAGCCTACCCATTATAGGACCGCATCCGAAGCACACCGCCATCCTGTTCGCGACAGGGCACGGTCACCTGGGGATCAGCGGGGCGCCTATGACGGCTGCCTTGATTTCCGACATCGTCGCGGGCCGGCGCCCTCGCATCCCACTCGCGCCGTACGGCGTCAGGTAGGTGTGGGGGCGACTGCGGGGCGGCCGCGCAAATCTCCTGCGAAACGACTGAACAAGCGCTTCACTTTCAACGCTTTGACCTGGTACATGTACCGCACTGCCCCTTCTTGCATCAGGCCTGATCAATGTCAATGTGGAGTTCGGTTGCCGCGTTCCTCCTGTGTTCACGGATTGAAGCCGTGTATCCCAGAGATCGTGGTGAAAGAGTGTCTCAGCCGCGCCACTGGTGCCACCTGCCTGAACCCATACGAACGAAGAGCTAATTCGTTGGTCACACGCGGTCGCTAGAGTCGGACCTACGGTTGATAGATCAGCGCAAGGAAAATTGCTTCATGGCCTCGGAGAAGACCAAGTTTTTCGGCTGGCTGCCCCGGGAGCTGTCGTCGGAAGGTCCGCGCTACCTTGCTCTGGTAAATGCGCTTGAGCAGGACGTCGTGGAGAACCGTCTAGTCGACGGCTCGCGCCTCCCGCCGCACCGTGAACTGGCTGCGCAGATCGGATTATCAGTTGGTACTGTCAGCAAAGCATATCAAGAGGCGGAGCAACGGGGCATCGTCAGCAGCCATGTCGGGCAGGGGACTTTTGTGCGCAGGCGCGCATCGACCGTCCCAATCGGCGCGGCCGCGCCGCAAGCCGTGAACATGGCCCTCAATGTGCCAGCTCATGGTCGCGAGGCGGATGTTCTCTCTGGGCTCCTGAGCGATGTCTACCGTCCCCAAGAACTAGCGCCACTACTCGATTATCATCCCCATTCAGGCATCGGGCATCATCGCGAAGTCATTGCCCGCTCCATTTCGGATGATGCGTTCAGCGTTGATCCCGCGCTGCTGTATCTGTGCAACGGCGCTCAGCATGCCCTCGACATTGCCGTGCGTCTCGTGGCACAGCCAGGCGACAAGATACTCGTCGATCGGCTCACCTACTCGGGCTTCAAGGCGATCGCAGTCGCGAACTCACTCACGCTCGTGCCGGTTGATCTTGATGATGAAGGCACCGATCCTGACGCCTTGGAGGCAGCGTGCCGGCTTTCTGGTGCCCGCGTCTATTACTCTATGCCGACTCTACAAAGTCCGACAGCGCGGACCATGAGTCTCCAGCGACGAAAGCGCATTGCCGAATTGGCCGAAAAACTTGACCTCCTCATTATTGAGGACGACGTCTACAGTTTCTTCTATCCTGAAAGGCCGCTTCCGATCGCGGCGCTCGTGCCCGAAAGAAGTTTCTATGCAACGTCTTATTCTAAGTGTGTCGCACCGGGTTTTCGGCTCGGAACACTCTCGGTTCCTCCCGCGTTCAAGGGTCGGGCTGAATTATTTGTCCACGCCTCCTCATGGTTCGCTGCACCCATCTTGGGTGACCTGGCGGTTCGTCTTCTCGAGAGCGGCAGGCTCGATGAGCTGATTCGTGAGCGGAGGCGGCAGGCAACCGAGCGGTATCGTCTCTTCGCGAAGTTCTTTCCGTTTGTGGAGAAGCTGGACAATCCCCCTTTCTACGCCTGGCTGCCCTTGCCGCAGGAATGGTCCGCATCGCGTTTCACTTCGGCGGCACGCGGGCAGGGCATCCTCGTAACGCCTCCGACCGCCTCCACTGTTGATGACGACGATCCGGGCGCCGTTCGCGTGTGCCTAGGTGCGCCAGACGATCTAAGCGAGCTTTCCGGTGCTCTCTCCATCCTTAGCGAGATCCTTGCTCGGCCACCTCTGAGCGTCTTCTCTGTCGCTTGAACTTGATAATAGGCAGCGAAGAGGCGCCAATGATTTTTACTGTCGAGAGGTGTCGAAGGCGAGTGCAACCACTCCGTCGTTATTTCGGACGGCTGACTTGAGAATTTGAGCGTGCGCTTAGTGGCTCGCGCTTCAAAATTCAGAAGCGATGAATGTCATGTTGTGCGTCGCGGTTGTTTGAAATCTGAGCGCGTCAAAGGCCATCGGAGTTTACGACTGCCATGCAAATCCGCAACGATGGGGCGAATGCACGCCTCCTCGATTGTCCCGGCTTTATAGGCGCCCCAATGGATGTGCTGCACGAATATGCGCGCGGGGAGATCGAGAGCGTGGAACGGACGGTCGGTCGCTGCGGCGAAGGTGACGGTGCGGCGGATCCCGCGCGTCTCGTGATCGGGGTAGGCACCTATCGCCTCGGCATAATCGAGATCGGTGCCCGCTCGACCCGGGGCAGCCAGCTTTACATGGACGACACTGTCGGTGCGCCGGGCGAGGCGGGCGACGTCGTTGCGGCTGAGACCGACTGGGCGTCGGTCAAATCGCTTGCTACCGCGCTCGACGAGCCTCCGGATTTCTCCCGACCGATCTTCCTGAAAAGCGTGCGTTGTGGTGCTTGGGATCTGGCTGCTTGCCGGGTGGCGCGGGCACGTCCCGCTTGCTGAGACAGCGCGAGCAGAAATGATGAAGTAATCCGTGCGGGTCCAATGACGATTTCATTAAAATTGGAAAATCTGAGTTATGTGGACGGTGCGAGCCTACCCGTCTCTGATGGAGCGATCCGAACCATTTTATCGTTATTTCCGATTAATCGTACGTCACGAGCTAGAAAAAAAACGCTGTGTGTTGCGCATCGATATTGATACTTGTTGGTGCGCTCACGATCCGAATGGGGAAGAGCTGTGACACGTGAGACCACCCCCGTACTGCCGTCCTCTGACGCAGAGAATGCCTGCACCGGCCTCATCAAGACGGCCGCCGAAGCGGTCACGCGAGCAGGTGGGCGGGGAGGCTTCGTGCGTGACCTGTTCGGACGGGTGCCCCCGGAGGATCTGACCTCTTATCCCGCCGCGGTGCTCGCCGACCTCGCCTGCGACGCTCGCGCTTTCCTGGCTGAGCCCCGACGGCCGGGCGATCCGGCGCGGCTGCGGCTGCGCGATGCCACGATCGAGCGCAGCGCCCAGCCATGTGAGATCACCGTGATTGAGGTGATCAACGACAACCGTCCTTACCTGCTCGACTCGACGCTGGCCGCGCTGACTGAGCACGGCCTGACCCCTGACTTCGTGGCCCACCCGATCCTTGGCGTCGAGCGCGACGCGGGCGGCGCCCTCGTCCGGGTCGTCGGCGAGACCACGGCCGAGGCACACGGCGGGCTCGCCCGCGAGAGCCTGATCCACATCCATCTCGACCGGATCGAGGGGGCGGCGCGGGAGCGGCTGGAGGCCGAGCTCGGCGAGGTTTACCGCGACGTAGCGCTGGTGAGTGACGACGCTGAGGCGATGCGCGTCCGCCTCGCCGCTCTGTCTGCAGGCATCGGGCAAGGGTCCCCGCTGCTCTCGGAGGTCGAGACGATTGAGGCGCGCGCCTTCCTCGACTGGCTCGCGGACGGCCATTTCACCCTGCTCGGCATGCAGGAACACGGCATTGCGGGTGAGACGTACTCGCTGGTGCCCGAGTCTAGCCTCGGCGTGCTGCGTGATCGCGGCGCGGCAGTGCTGCGGCCCGGTCCCGGCTGGATCGACTACACTCCGGAGATCCTCACCTTCCTGCAGGAGCCGCAGGCGCTCATCATCACCAAGGCCAGCGCTAAGGCGCGAGTGCACCGAGCGGGCTACCTCGACTACATCGGGATCAAGCTGTTCTCAGCGGACGGCAAGCTGTCTGGCGAGGTGCGGGTGGTGGGTCTGTTCACGGCCTCCGCTTACGCCAATCCCGCCCACGAGGTGCCGATCCTGCGCCGCAAGGCGGCGGCGGCGGCCGATCGCGCTGGCCTCGACCCTACGAGCCATGCAGGGCGCAGCCTGCTCGCGGTGCTGGAGACCTATCCGCGCGACGAACTGTTTCAGATCGACCTCGACCGGCTGACCCACTTCACCCTGGCGATTGCAAGCCTTGCCGATCGGCCGCGCCTGCGTGTGCTGTCGCGACCGGATCAGTTTGGCCGCTTCGTCTCACTGCTCGTCTACGTGCCGAAAGACCGCTACGACTCGACTGTGCGCGCCCGGATCGGTGCCCACCTCGCCGAGACTTACGGCGGCCATCTCTCCGCGGCCTACCCGGATTTCCCTGAGGGGCCGCTGGCGCGAACCCACTACATCATCGGCTTGTCCGAGCCAGGCGTGCCGGAGCGCGATCCCAGCGCGCTGGAGGCCGAGATCGCGGGGATCGTGCGCACCTGGGGCGACAGCCTGCGCGCGGCGCTGGCCACGCTCAGCGACGGCGCCCGTGCTCGCATGTTGGCCGCGCGCTATGCCGAGGCATTCTCCGTCGCATACCGTGACAATTACTTGCCGGAGGTAGCGGTCGCTGACGTCGCGATCCTCGAACGCTTGAAGGCCGACCGGCCGCGGGGAGTCGACATCGGTCGCCGCGATACCGATCCCGCGAACCAGATCCGCCTCAAAGCTTTCTCGCGCGGCACCTCGATTGCCCTGTCCGACCGCGTGCCGGCCCTGGAAAACCTGGGCTTCCGGGTAATCAACGAACGCACCTACCAGGTGCGGCCCTCTGGCGTCGGCGAGGGTGACCGCGTCTGGCTATATGACATGCTCCTGGAGCGTGCCACGGGTGCGGATATAAGCCTCGCCGAGGCGGCGGTGCTCGAAGAGGCTATGCTGGCAGTCGCCGATGGGCTCGCCGAGTCCGATGGCTACAACCGCCTTGTCCTTGAGGCCGCCCTGCCATGGCGCGAGGCGGCGCTGCTGCGAGCGCTCGGGAGGTACTTGCGCCAGCTCCGCATCCGCTACGGGCAGGACTACATCGCTGGCACGCTCGCGCGGCACCCGGTGATCGCCAAGGGGCTAGTCGCCCTGTTTCGCGCCCGGTTCGATCCGGCTGCTACAGGCGACCGGGTGGCAGCCGAAGCTGTGGCGCGGGCCGAGATCGAGGCTGCGTTGTCCGGTGTCACCAGCCTCGATGAGGATCGGATCCTGCGCCGCTTCGTGAACCTTGTCGAAGCGGCCCTGCGTACGGACTTCTTCCAGGTGGCTGAGGAAGGAGGCCCGCGCGACACGATCAGTTTCAAGTTCGCCTGCGCGAAAGTCGTGGGAATGCCGCTGCCGCGGCCGCTCTTCGAGATCTTCGTCTACTCGCCGCGCGTCGAGGGCGTGCACCTGCGCTTCGGCTACGTCGCCCGCGGGGGCCTGCGCTGGTCGGATCGGCCGGAGGATTTCCGCACCGAGGTCCTCGGCCTCGTGAAGGCGCAGCAGGTCAAGAACGCCGTGATCGTGCCGGTGGGCGCCAAGGGCGGCTTCTTCCCCAAGCGCCTGCCGCCGGCCTCCGACCGCCAGGCCTGGATGGCCGAGGGCACCGAGAGCTACCGGATCTTCATCCGCACCCTGCTCTCGCTCACCGACAACATCGTGGACGGCGCCATCGCGCCTCCAAAGGACACCGTGCGGCACGATCCCGCCGACGACGCTTACCTCGTGGTCGCGGCGGACAAGGGCACCGCGACCTTCTCGGACGTGGCGAACGCCATCTCGCTGGAGCGCGGCCACTGGCTCGGGGACGCCTTCGCGTCGGGCGGGAGCCAGGGCTACGACCACAAGGGCATGGGCATCACTGCGCGGGGCGCCTGGGAGGCGGTCAAGCGCCACTTCCGCGAGATGGACGTGGACACCCAATCCGATCCCTTCACCGTGGTCGGCGTTGGCGACATGTCCGGCGATGTGTTCGGCAACGGCATGCTGCTGTCGCCGACCCTCCGGCTGCTGGCAGCCTTCGACCATCGTGACATCTTCCTCGACCCGAACCCCGACGCTGCGCGAAGCTTCGCCGAGCGCAAGCGGCTGTTCGATCTCGGCCGCTCGTCCTGGGTGGACTACGATCGGTCGCTGATCTCGGCCGGCGGCGGCGTGTTCTCCCGCTTGCTGAAGACGATCCCGCTTTCGCCAGAAGCCCAGGCGGCGCTCCACTTCGACCGAAGCGAGGTAACACCGGCCGAGTTAATGCAGGCGATTCTCAAGGCCCCTGCCGACTTGCTCTGGTTCGGCGGCATCGGCACCTACGTCCGCTCCACGAGCGAGACCGACGACGAGGCGGGCGACCGCGCCAACGATGCCATCCGGGTGACGGGCACGGACCTGCGGGCGCGGGTGGTCGGCGAGGGCGCTAATCTCGGGCTGACGCAGCGCGGGCGCATCGAGGCGGCGCGCAGGGGCGTGAGGCTCAACACCGACGCCATCGACAACTCGGCTGGAGTCAACACTTCAGACGTGGAAGTGAACATCAAGATCGCGCTGATGGGCCCGGAGCGCGACGGGCGGCTCACCGATAAGTCCCGCAACGCGCTGCTCGCTGACATGACGGAGGAGGTCAGCCGCCTTGTCCTGCGCAACAACGAATTGCAGACGCTCGCCCTGTCGCTGGCGCTGCACGGTGGCGTCGGCGAGACCGGCTTCGCGATGCGGACTATGCAGGCCTTGGAGGCGGAAGGCCGCCTTGACCGGGCGGTGGAGTTTCTGCCTGACGACGCAGCGCTCGCCGAGCGCATGCGCCGCGGTGAGGGGCTGACGCGGCCGGAATATGCGGTGCTGCTCGCTTACGCCAAGCTGTGGCTGCATGATGCGATCTTCGACAGCACAGTGCCGAACGATCTGTACTTCGACCGAGAGTTGCAGCGCTATTTCCCAAAAGCGCTGCGTGAGCGCTTTCCGCACGAAGTGAAGGGTCACCGGCTGCGCCGAGAGATCATCGCGACGGCGCTCGCCAACATCATCGTCAATCGCGGCGGCCCCTCCCTCGTAACGCGACTTGTAGACAGCACGGGAGCGGACGCGGCGGCTATCGCCAAGGCCTACGCGGTGACGCGGGACGCCTTCGGGCTAATGGAGCTGAACCTCGCGATCGACGGACTCGGGGGGCGGATTGGGGGCCAGGCGCAGCTTAGCCTCTACGCCGAGGTGCAGGACCTACTCGCCAATCGCATCGTCTGGTTCATTCGCAACCTCGACCTCGCGGTCGGACTATCGCCGATCATCGCTCGCTACCGCGACGGCGTTGCGGCCGTCGAGGCAGCTTTGCCCAAGGTGCTCGGCGAGGAGGCGTGGGCAGTGATCGAGGCAAGAGTGGCGGAGCTGACCGGGGCGGGCATGGCCCCGGT
This window harbors:
- a CDS encoding aminotransferase-like domain-containing protein, whose amino-acid sequence is MASEKTKFFGWLPRELSSEGPRYLALVNALEQDVVENRLVDGSRLPPHRELAAQIGLSVGTVSKAYQEAEQRGIVSSHVGQGTFVRRRASTVPIGAAAPQAVNMALNVPAHGREADVLSGLLSDVYRPQELAPLLDYHPHSGIGHHREVIARSISDDAFSVDPALLYLCNGAQHALDIAVRLVAQPGDKILVDRLTYSGFKAIAVANSLTLVPVDLDDEGTDPDALEAACRLSGARVYYSMPTLQSPTARTMSLQRRKRIAELAEKLDLLIIEDDVYSFFYPERPLPIAALVPERSFYATSYSKCVAPGFRLGTLSVPPAFKGRAELFVHASSWFAAPILGDLAVRLLESGRLDELIRERRRQATERYRLFAKFFPFVEKLDNPPFYAWLPLPQEWSASRFTSAARGQGILVTPPTASTVDDDDPGAVRVCLGAPDDLSELSGALSILSEILARPPLSVFSVA
- a CDS encoding NAD(P)/FAD-dependent oxidoreductase translates to MVQARSIAVVGGGLIGISCALSLSREGHRVTVFEEGKVGHGCSWGNGAQYNAGTSLPMSYPGVMWRALRWLADRNGPVHLAARELPRNIGWLLRFIETGSPKRWEKTYTALNALNAPCSDLYKDLLGDDEWTKIFRPSGALHVYRESTRGRLDDQIERLRMSHGATFEKISAEDIRQLEPNLSKDYQRGVYFPGSGYVDSPVALVERLNARATSFDTKVQHARVLSIEPGSEAVTLHTTLGSHRCDLIVIAAGIASRDLARSLGVYLSMASERGYHVALSDVAGAISRPVTDTASAFVATPLSEELRVVGIAEFDKADAPIRSSQTDKLLVAARRMIPDLQVSTVRHWMGIRPSTPDSLPIIGPHPKHTAILFATGHGHLGISGAPMTAALISDIVAGRRPRIPLAPYGVR
- a CDS encoding NAD-glutamate dehydrogenase; the protein is MTRETTPVLPSSDAENACTGLIKTAAEAVTRAGGRGGFVRDLFGRVPPEDLTSYPAAVLADLACDARAFLAEPRRPGDPARLRLRDATIERSAQPCEITVIEVINDNRPYLLDSTLAALTEHGLTPDFVAHPILGVERDAGGALVRVVGETTAEAHGGLARESLIHIHLDRIEGAARERLEAELGEVYRDVALVSDDAEAMRVRLAALSAGIGQGSPLLSEVETIEARAFLDWLADGHFTLLGMQEHGIAGETYSLVPESSLGVLRDRGAAVLRPGPGWIDYTPEILTFLQEPQALIITKASAKARVHRAGYLDYIGIKLFSADGKLSGEVRVVGLFTASAYANPAHEVPILRRKAAAAADRAGLDPTSHAGRSLLAVLETYPRDELFQIDLDRLTHFTLAIASLADRPRLRVLSRPDQFGRFVSLLVYVPKDRYDSTVRARIGAHLAETYGGHLSAAYPDFPEGPLARTHYIIGLSEPGVPERDPSALEAEIAGIVRTWGDSLRAALATLSDGARARMLAARYAEAFSVAYRDNYLPEVAVADVAILERLKADRPRGVDIGRRDTDPANQIRLKAFSRGTSIALSDRVPALENLGFRVINERTYQVRPSGVGEGDRVWLYDMLLERATGADISLAEAAVLEEAMLAVADGLAESDGYNRLVLEAALPWREAALLRALGRYLRQLRIRYGQDYIAGTLARHPVIAKGLVALFRARFDPAATGDRVAAEAVARAEIEAALSGVTSLDEDRILRRFVNLVEAALRTDFFQVAEEGGPRDTISFKFACAKVVGMPLPRPLFEIFVYSPRVEGVHLRFGYVARGGLRWSDRPEDFRTEVLGLVKAQQVKNAVIVPVGAKGGFFPKRLPPASDRQAWMAEGTESYRIFIRTLLSLTDNIVDGAIAPPKDTVRHDPADDAYLVVAADKGTATFSDVANAISLERGHWLGDAFASGGSQGYDHKGMGITARGAWEAVKRHFREMDVDTQSDPFTVVGVGDMSGDVFGNGMLLSPTLRLLAAFDHRDIFLDPNPDAARSFAERKRLFDLGRSSWVDYDRSLISAGGGVFSRLLKTIPLSPEAQAALHFDRSEVTPAELMQAILKAPADLLWFGGIGTYVRSTSETDDEAGDRANDAIRVTGTDLRARVVGEGANLGLTQRGRIEAARRGVRLNTDAIDNSAGVNTSDVEVNIKIALMGPERDGRLTDKSRNALLADMTEEVSRLVLRNNELQTLALSLALHGGVGETGFAMRTMQALEAEGRLDRAVEFLPDDAALAERMRRGEGLTRPEYAVLLAYAKLWLHDAIFDSTVPNDLYFDRELQRYFPKALRERFPHEVKGHRLRREIIATALANIIVNRGGPSLVTRLVDSTGADAAAIAKAYAVTRDAFGLMELNLAIDGLGGRIGGQAQLSLYAEVQDLLANRIVWFIRNLDLAVGLSPIIARYRDGVAAVEAALPKVLGEEAWAVIEARVAELTGAGMAPVQARRLASLTAMVSAPDIVRVAEVSGRPVEEVAATHFAIEHAFRLGDLAAAARTVAVADTFDRVALDRAVTGIASAHRKLTAEVIADIGAGPEAVSAWIRARGSARTRIRDTVDAIAASGLTLSKTTVAASLLGDLVRG